In Listeria cossartiae subsp. cossartiae, the DNA window GAATAGGACACATTTTGCTAATTAATAATCCTTATACTGATGCTCTGATTGGTGCACTTATATTTTATCTTATTACTTTTTGGGCGGTGAAATATGTAGAAGCCGCACTTAATTGGTTAGAGGAAAAGTTAGCTAAAATTGCTATTGCTACCCTTGTTTATGGGGGACTTGGTTTGTTTGTAGGTTTAGTCATTGCATTTTTTGCGAGCAATGCACTAAGTCAAACGAATATTCCGCTTTTAAATTCTGTAGTACCAGTTATTTTAACGTTAGTGCTGGGTTATTTAGGGTTCCGAATTGGAATTAGTCGTCGCAATGAATTTGGGAATTTTGTCAATAACAGAAATGCTAGGAAGAAAACACCGGAAGAAGAGCAAACGGAAGAAAAATCTAAGAAAACGTATAAAATTTTGGATACGAGTGTTATTATCGATGGTCGTATTGCAGATATTTTAACTACTGGATTTTTAGATGGAACGGTTGTCATTCCGCTATTTGTATTAGCTGAACTGCAGCATATTGCGGATTCGTCTGATACACTTAAACGAACAAGAGGTCGTCGTGGATTAGATATTTTGAATCGAATCCAAAAAGAGGACGCTATTCAAGTGGAAATGTATGAAGGTGATTTTGAAGACACGCCAGAAGTTGATAGCAAACTTGTAAAACTTGCTAAAGTAATGGGCGGGATTGTTGTCACTAATGATTATAATTTAAATAAAGTATGTGAATTCCAGAATGTACCAGTTTTAAATATTAATGATTTGGCTAACGCTGTGAAACCTGTTGTTTTACCGGGTGAAAAAATGACTGTTCTTATGGTGAAAGATGGCAAAGAGCATAATCAAGGCGTTGCGTATTTAGATGATGGAACGATGATTGTTGTAGAAGACGGTCGTAAATTTATTAATGAAACAATCCAAGTCGAAGTAACAAGTGTGCTTCAAACATCAGCAGGAAGAATGATTTTTGCTAAGCCATCCTGATTGGAAGGGAGAAATAAGCATGAATTATGAGTTGGTTTTTTTAGCGGCAGGTCAAGGAAAACGTATGAATGCCGAGAAAAATAAGATGTGGCTAGAACTAGTTGGCGAACCAATTTTTATTCATGCCTTGCGTCCTTTTTTAGCGGATAATCGTTGTTCCAAAGTGAT includes these proteins:
- a CDS encoding PIN/TRAM domain-containing protein, coding for MLTWVIRVCFLILGGTTGVFSLPTLWVKLGIGHILLINNPYTDALIGALIFYLITFWAVKYVEAALNWLEEKLAKIAIATLVYGGLGLFVGLVIAFFASNALSQTNIPLLNSVVPVILTLVLGYLGFRIGISRRNEFGNFVNNRNARKKTPEEEQTEEKSKKTYKILDTSVIIDGRIADILTTGFLDGTVVIPLFVLAELQHIADSSDTLKRTRGRRGLDILNRIQKEDAIQVEMYEGDFEDTPEVDSKLVKLAKVMGGIVVTNDYNLNKVCEFQNVPVLNINDLANAVKPVVLPGEKMTVLMVKDGKEHNQGVAYLDDGTMIVVEDGRKFINETIQVEVTSVLQTSAGRMIFAKPS